The Vulcanimicrobium alpinum sequence CATCCGCTCGCGCAGGAACGCGACATAGTCGCGGACGCCGTCGTCGCCGGCGGTGAAGCGCTGCAGGTCTTCGGTGAGGACGAATTCGGCGCCGGGGACGATCGCGCGGATGCGCGCCATCGCTTCCTGCTGCGCGAGCGTCTGATGGACCATCGAGCGGCCGAAGGCGTGGTCGTCGGCGAGGTTCGGAAACCACACCCCGTAGAGCGTCGCGAAGCGCGCCGTGGTGAGAGGCTCGTTGATCGGCGTCCACCGGCGGACCCACGGAAACGCCCGTGCAACCGCCTCAGCGTAGTCGGCGAAGAGCGCCGGGAACGCCGGGTCGAGCAGGTCGGTGTAGCGCGGGCCGCTGCCGTGATGCAGCAGCGTGACGATCGGTTCGATCCCCGCGTCGCGCAGCAGGCTCAGACGCCGCTCGGCCCAGCGCAGATCGATCTCCGCGGGATCAACGGGCGCCGCGCGCTCCCACAGCACCGGGGTGCGCGACGCGTCGATCCGCAGCGACGCGAGCAGCGCGACGTCGCCGTCGCGCCGATCGTGTCCCGTCAGCGCGAGCTGATCGACGATGCGGTTCGCGTCGACCCGCGCGACCGTCGGTTCGGGCGACGCCCAAACCTCGAAGCCGCGGGCGTTAGAGCGCGACAACGGGGGACGGACGGGTGCCGAGCCAGGTCGCGAGATCGGTCTTGACGTCGATGTGCGTCCCGTCGCGCAGCTCGCGGCGGAACTCGCCGAACAGACCGAACGCTTCGGCGAACGCGTCGTGCTTGTGGATCGACTCGTAGTTCACTTGGCTCGCGCCGATGTACGTCGTGTCGGGGAAGTCCGCGTACATGTCGAGCGCGCGCGCGAGGATCCCGCGCACGACGTCTTCGACGAACTTCGGGTTGTGATGCGCTTTGTTGACGATGAAGAACTCGTCGGGACGCTTGAGCAGGTCGTACGTCTCGCTCGACATCGACGACTCGACGATCTCGACGAGATCCTCGGCGCGGATCTCTTCGGCGAACGCCGCGTCGGCGCCGATGTACACGCCGCCGCGTCCGCGCTGGTTGTGCGTCGCGACTGGCAGCGCGTCGAGCGCGCGCGTCGCGTCGGCTTCGCTGAATCCGGCATCCATCAGCTCGCGCAGGCTGTGCTCGCGCACCATCAACTGGGCGCACGGGCAGGCCGTCATCCCTTCGGCTTCGACCCCGACGATGCGGCGCGTACCGTGGGCGTCGGCATGCGCGATGCTCACCAGCGTGTACGTCTCCTCGGTGCGCTTCCCGCTCACCGGCGTCCAGCGCTCGAGTCCGAAGTCGGCGCGCAGCCGCACGTCGGCGCGTAACGCGCCCTGCGAGCGCACGATCTCGCGCGCGATCTGCTCGGTGAGGTGCTCGACGCGCGAGGGCTTCTCGCGCCGGTTAAGCACGTCGAGCGTGGCCGCTTCCAGCAATTCGGAGAAGCGCGACATATGCACGCCGGCCTTGTCGGGCGCGAGGTCGGCGACCATCGTGAAGTCGCCGTGGAAGAGCCGCTCTTCGCCGCCGACGTTGAGCCGGATCAGATGCTTCACCGACGAGACGCCGACGCGGTTGAGCGAGAGGCGCACGTCGGGTGCCTCTTCCTGACGATTGGCGATGAAGTGGACCGCGCGCGCCTTGCGCTGGACCCAGCGCTTATCGACCTTTTGCGCGAGCGCCGAGATCGTCTCGCCGCTGCGCGGCTCGACGACGTCGGGCGCGATCTCGGCGAGCGGGATCAGGTTGAACGCGCGCCCGGCGAGATACGGGTGCGGCACCTCGAAGCGCCCGAAGTCGGCGACGAGCCCGTCGATGAGCAGGATGTCGATGTCGATCGGGCGCGCATCGAGCGGCGTGCGCGTCTGGCGCCCGATCGCGGTTTCGATCCCGCGGACCACGGCTTCGAACGCCAGCGGTTCAAGCGTCGTCGCAAGCTTGGCGGCGACGTTGAGGAACGCCGGGCCGGCGACGCCGCCGGCGGGCGCCGTCTCGTAGTACGAGGAGACCGCCTCGACCGTCGCCTCGCGACGAAGGCGCTGCAGCGCGCCGAGGATCGTGCTTTGCCGATCGCCGAGATTCGATCCCAGACCGACGTAAACCGTGGGCATACTCGCTCTTAGACCGCCGGCGAGCGTTCCAAGTTGCCCGCCGCCTCCGGCGTGCCGGGCATCGCGGGCGCAATTGCCAGGGCGCGCCGGCGTTCGGGCGCGGTCGCGGCCATCATCCGGGCCAATTGCACCGTCTCTTCGACGTCGTGCACCCGCAGGATGCGCGCGCCGGCGCTGATCCCAATCGCCGCCGTCGCGAGCGAGGGAACGAGCAGTTCCTTCGCCGGCCGATCGAAGACGCGCCCGATGAAGCTCTTGCGCGAACTGGCGAACAGTATCGGAAAGCCGAGCGCCCTTAGTTCGCCGAACCGCTCGAGGATCTCGAGATCGGTCTGCGGCTCCTTCCCGAACTCGAGCCCCGGGTCGATCGCGATCGCGTCGCGCGCGACGCCGGCGGCAATCGCGCGTTCGGTGCGTTCGTGCAGAAACGCGACGATCTCGGCGAGCGCGTCTTCGTAGACGTACGCCTGCGGATCGCGTTTGTTGAGCTCGCCTTTGAGGTGCATGACCACCAGGCCGGCGCCGTGCGTCGCGACGACGCCCGCGAGGTCGGGATCGGAGAGGCCGCTGCAGTCGTTGATCAGGTGCGCGCCGGCGGCGAGCGCGGCGTCGGCGACGCTCGCCTTGAACGTGTCGATCGAGATCGCGACGTCGATCCCGGCGTCGACGATCGCCTGGACCGCGGGGACGACGCGGTCGCGCTCTTCGGCGGCGGCGATACGCGGGTTCCAATGCGCGTAGGACTGTCCGCCGACGTCGACGAGCGACGCCCCCGCGGCCGACATCGCGCGCGTTTTCGCGACGGCGGCGTCGACGCCGCTCACGCGCTCGTAGAACGAATCCGGCGTGACGTTGACGATCCCCATCACGCGCGCTTCGTCGGCGACATCGAGCGTGCGCGCGCGGAGGCGCAGCGGCGACGGCTTCTGCGCGCTGCGCCGCAGCGCAGCGCGCAGCACGTCGATCGTCGCACCGGCGTGCGGCACGGCGGCGCGCGCAGCATCCAACTGCGCGACGCTCGCGCCGACCAACATTTCACGGCCGGCGTCGCACACCACGGCGCCGGCGCCGCGCAGCGCCGCGCGCACGTCGCCGGCGAGCGGTCCGTCGACGGCGATCACCGCGGCATCGGCGGCGGCCGCGAGCGCGCGGGCATCGCCGGGCGGCAGCGCGCCGCCGTAGCGTTCGGCGAGCGAGTCGGCGGCACGGGTCACGAGCGAGCGGGCGATCACAACGGATCGTTCGACCCGGATGCGCCGTTCTCAGGTTCCCGAGGTTTGAGGGCCTCGGCGGTGCGGGCACGAGCGTGAGCCGGTGAAGACGAGGAGAGAGACGTGGCAGCATCGGCGCGCAAGCCGGCCCTGCGCAAGGGGACGAAAGTGGAATGGGACGCCTCGCAAGGCACCGTCAAAGGAACCATCAAGAAGGTCGTCACCTCGACGACGCGCGTGAAAAAGGCACGTCGCCAAGGCGTCGCCCGAGCATCCGGAAGTGCTGGTGAAAAGCGACCGCACCGGCGCCGAAGCGGTGCACCTGCCGAGCGAACTGCGCAAGCGCAGTTGACGCCGCAGCGCCGCAGCGGCGCGCTAGATGTTGCGGATGTTCTGCGCGCTGAGCACGCCGTGGACGCGAGCGTGCAGGTCGAGCAGGTGCGCGCGGGTCCCTTCGTCGCTCGCTCCCGCGGCGCCGCGGACGAGCCGTTCGTCGAGTCTGGTGAGCTGGTAGCGCGCCAGCGCCTGCGTCTCGCGCGGCAGGCCCAGCTGATCGGCGAAGAGCGACGGGAGCGCCGCGATCTCCATCTCCAGATCAGCGAAGCGGCGCTGGAGTTCGCGATGCGCCGGCGTGATCGACCGGCTGCCGACGTCGTCGAAGACCGCCGCGTTCGTCCAGGCGTAGAGATCGGCGAGCGTCATCGTCTCGCCGGGGCGCCGCACCTTCAGCTCCTGGTCCGCGACGCGCGCGAGCGTGAGCGGCGAGAACATCTCCGCGATCACGTCGTCCTGCACTTCGCCGATCACCTCGCGGATCGGGAAGTCGGGACGGACGATGCGGTTGGCGCCCCAGTGCACGCCGTAGCGCGTCGGAGCCGCCGCGTTCAGGAGTTCCGGCGGGTAGCGGAACGCGCGCGACGAGAGAATCGAGCGGTCGATCAGGCCGAAGGCGCGCCGCTGTTCGGCGCGCGGAATCGAAGCGAACGGCAGCGGCGCGCCCGGCTGATCGCGATGCGAGCGCGAGGTGTAGATTCCGCCGACGTACTTCGACGCGAGCAGCCCCGCATCGAGCTGATCTTCCAGTACGGTGATCAAACCGGTCCGCAGATCCTGATAGGTGCGCGTATCGCCGCGGTAGTGCCGCGTGAGCCCCTGCGTCACCGCGTCGTCGACGCGCAATTGCTCGTCGATCGAGGCCAGCGGATCGCTCCCCAGATCGAAGCGCTGAATGCGCGGATCGATCGAGAGCACGCTGGCGTCTTCGTCCGTCCCGTACGCGAGCCCGGGCTGGGTGGAGCGCGCGGCGATTCTGCCGAGCGCGACGCGCTCGTCGGCGGAACTCCGCACGTTGGGGAAGCTGCGATAGCCGTATTCGATCGCCCACTCGTCGTAGACGCCGACGCGCGTCGGGAAGTAGTCGGCTTGCCGCATCCCCGGCGCCGCGATGTTGGCGGGCGTGTAGTCCATGACCGAGGCGGTAGTGCCGTGCACGCGCGTGAACGCCGGATCGTGCAGTTGGGCGGTGCCGTACGCCGTCGAGCCGCGGAAGTTGTGCCGCAGTCCGAGCGTGTGGCCGACTTCGTGCATCACCGTGGCGTAGAGCCACTCCTGCGCGTAGCGTTCGCGGTCGGCGGCGGTCGCACGCGGATTCTGCGCCAGCATCAGCGTCCCGAGCGCCGCCTGGGCGACCGAACCTTCCTGATACGCGCACACCCGGGCGTCGTCGTCGCCGTCACCGTCGGTCGGTGCGCTCACTGTCAAACCCAGCGCCTTCGCTGCGTAGGCGTTGCGCGCGGCCGCCTGCTGAGCCGGCGCGATGCGGTCGACATAGCCGCGCTTCACGCCGCGCAGCGACTCACCGTCGATGACGACCTCGGCGCGGATGATCTGTCCCGTGTCGGGATCGCTCACGTGCGGACTGTAGGCGCTGAAGTCGGGCTGGACCGACGTGATCCAGCGAACCGTCGTGTAGCGCGCGTCGTCGGGGTCCCAGTTCGGATCGTTCGGCGGGTCTTTCACGACGATCGCGTGCGGCCGGCCGACCTTCGCGAACGCTTCGTTCCAGGCCAGGATCCCGCGCCGGACGGTCGCGCGATACTCCGTCGGGATCTCGTTGGTCAAATAGAATGTGATCGGACCGTCGTCCAGATTCCAGCGATCGATGAACCGCTCGAACGGCGTCACCGCGGCGTCGTTGCCGTAGCGGCGGCGCGCGGTGATGAAATAGCCGATCCGGTCGTCGGCGAGACGCGGCACGAAACGCGGGTCGCGTTCCGGCGGCGCAACGATGCTGTAGTGCATCACCACCGGGATCCCGCGCCCGTCGGGGACGGTCGGCAGCGCGTTCGCCGGCCCGTTGAACGCCAGGTTGACGCTCACTTCGTCGTTGCGCGGTAACGCTTTGGTCGCGCCGTAGTACGACTTGCTCGCATCGACCGAGAACGACGGCCGCACGCTGAGCACGAGCAGCCCCGGCAGCGACGGCGGCGTCACGCCGCGCCCCAAATCGCTCCCCACCCCCTCGAAGTCGGTCAGGAAGATCGACGGCGAGACGACGGTATGCTTCTTCTCCGGATCCTCGGCGACGATCGGCGTCGAGAGAATCACCGAATCCGCAACGCTGATCGCGAGCGAGTTCGCCGCCGCCGACCCCTTCTCGGCAACGTACCGGGTGTTCGGCGTAATCCACAACACCCGCTTGCCGACGCGCTTGAACGTGACTTGCAGCGGATCGTAGACCCGCCCCGCAAACGCCCCGCTCCCGACCCCGCGCTCGATCGACGGCAAGATGATGTACGTGCGATCGAAATTCTCCGGCTTCAGATCGAAGTACAGCTCTTCGTCCTTGCGCAGCAGATCGATCACGCCCGCCTGCGGAGCAATCCCCTTCGCAAACGCCGCATATGACTGCGGATTCCCCAGCGTCAGCCCGAGCGGCAGCGCACTCGCCGACGGCGACGCCCCACCGTTCACCCGCACGCCGCCGGGACCCGGCGACCCCTGCGGCTCCGGCGAGGGCGTCCCCAGCGGCGAGACCGGCACGGGCACCGGCGTCCCGCTCGCCGCCGCCTTCGGCACCGCCGAAGGCGCAGCCGAAGCCGCCGCTGCCGCAGGAACCGCGTTCCCCGCACCCTGCGCAGCGGCAAACGACGCCGTCACACTCAACGCAGCCACCAAACAAACCGCCACAAGCCGCACCATCGAGCCGGAAAGATTCCACACCCCACCCGCCAAGCCCGCCGCGCGCCCCCCGGGCCCGACCATGTCGGCGCCTGCGGTGCGCGGCTGCGGCGGGCACTCTGAACGAGCGCAGGCCCGGAGGGCCGAGAGCGACGTGAAGACGTAGCGTTCGTCGCGCACGACGCGCGAGGAACGCGTGCCCGCCGCGACCGCACACCGCAGGCGCCGACCGCCACCACCGACCCCGCTCAGCGCGGCGAGAACGTCCAATTCCCGGCGTTTGCCGTTTGCGTGATGAACGAGGGCGTGAACCCCCCGAACCCGTCGCGCAGCGCCGAGATCTTCACCGGCGATCCGAGAAAGTGCAGTGGCACATCGCGCACCAGCAGCGCTTCGATCCGCGCGTACGCGCGTTTGCGCGCCGCCGGTTCGTACGACGCGAGCGCCTCCCGCTGCGCCGCGTCCATCGCTGCGCTGCAGTAGAACGAATGGTTGTAGCCCGCCGGCGGCCGGTCGGCGCAGAGAAATTGGCCGCTATCGTCGGGATCCATTCCCGCGAACCAGCCGTACAGCGCGATGTCGTACTTGCCGCGCGGCAGGATCCCGCCTTGCGACGCCGGCGCATCGTAGATATCGCTGTTGTAGGAGTGCACGTCTGCCCGCACGCCGATCGAGGCGAGTTCGCTCTGCAGGAGCACCGACTCACGGCGGTAGCTCTGCGAGGCGCCGAAGATCGCGAGGTCGAGACGGAGCGGATGCGCCGGCCCGTACCCGGCTCTCGCGAGCAGCGCACGCGCCGCGGCGGGATCGTGCGGGATCGGCGCGAGGTGCGGATCGGCCGCCCACAGCACCGCCGGCAGATCGGCGATCGCGCGCTGGTAGAAGCCGTAGACGACGTTGCGGCGAAACGCCTGCGCGTCGGCGACGAGCGCGACGGCGCGGCGGACGCGCACGTCGGCGGCCGGCCCGCGGCCGTTGTTCATCATGATCCCCCAGTACCCGTTGATCGGCGTCGTCGCGAGCGTGACGTGCGGGATCGTGCGCGCGAGCGCCGCCGCGTTCGCGGAGAGGTTGATGAGGCCGTCCAGTTCGCCCGTGCGCAGTCCCACGAGCTGCGTGTTCTCGTCGGCGATGAACCGCACGCGCAGGCGCGCGATGTGCGGCGCGCCGCCCCAGTACTGCGCGTTCGCTTCCAGATCGACGCGATCGCCGCGCTGCCACGACACGAACCGGAACGGTCCCGTGCCGACGGGATGCTGGGCCAGCGGCGTGCGCGACGCGTCGCCGCCGGTCAGCAGATGCGCCGGCGAGAGATAATACGGAGCATCGCTCTCGGCGAAAACGGTTCCGACGAACGGCGCGAACGGTCGCTTGAGACGGAAGCGCACCGTGAGCGGATCCGGCGTTTCGACGCGCGAGACGACATCGTAGCCGTGGCGCGTCTCGACCGGATTCGCCGCGTTCATCACCGCGCGAAACGACGCCGCGACGTCGGCGCTGGTGAACGGCGAACCGTCGTGCCAGCGGACGCCCGAGCGCAGACGGTAGGTGATCGTGAGGCCGTCGCGGCTGATCCCACCGTTCGCGCGCGTCGGAACGGCTGCCGCAAGGGCGGGGATCGGATTGCCCCGGGCATCCGACGAGATCAGCGGATCGTAGATGAGCCGCAGCATCTCGTTGTCGTCGACCGACTGGCCGAGGAACGAGACCAGCGTGTGCGGCTCGACGACGAGCGCGATGCGCACCGGCGCCGAGCCGTGGCCCGGCGCCGCCGCCGACGACGGTGCGGAACCCCCGCAGCCCGCTGCCGCGAGCAGCGCGATCAGCGTGACGACGCGGCGCAGCACCTCAGTCGGGCTCGCCGAAGAGCGGGTGCACGTTGCGTTCGCCGCGGTGCAGGTAGTCGACGCCGTCCATCCACGCCGGCCGCGGCGCGCCCATCAGCCAGTAGTCGAACCACTCGTCGAGATGCACGGTCCAGTACTTCTGCGCTTCTCGGCCGCGCAGATTGTGGTCTTCGCCGTCGAACGAAAACAGATACGCTTCCTTGCCGAGCCGCCGCATCGCGGTGATGTACTCGATCCCTTCGAACTGCGGTACCGCCCCGTCGAGTTCGTTGTGGATCGTCAGATACGGCGTCGTCACGCTGCGGATCCCGAACAAGCCGGAATTCTCGAGGTAGAGATCGGGGCGTTCCCACGGCGGCGCGCCGATGCGCGACTGGCCGCGTTCGTACTGCGATTCGCGGACGTTTCCGCTCTCGAGCCGGATCCCGCCGTACGCGCCGATCATGTCGTCGACTGCCGCGCCGGCCTCCACCGCGCGGAAACGGTGCGTCTGCGTGATCAGATAGTTGATTTGGTACGCGGCCCACGAGTGTCCCGCGATCGCGAGCCGCTTCGGGTCGACGTATCCAGTCGCGATCGCGGCGTCGACCGCCGGCATGATGCAGTGCAGCGCGCTGCGCCCGGGATGCCCGGCGACGTACTTCACGTCGGGAAGCAGCATGACGTACCCGCGCGAGACGTAGCGCGCAAAGTTCGGGCTCGTCCCCGGCGCGGGCGTGCTGTACGTGTGGAACGTACCGGTGAAGGTCTCGTAGAAATACGTGAGCAGCGGCGCGGCACGGTTCTTCTGCAGGCCGTCGGGGACGATGAGGATCGCGCGCATCGGTGCCCCGTCGCACGCGCGATAGGAGATCAGCCGTTCCGTTCCCCACCGGTAGTTTTTCTGCTGCGGGTTGGCGTCCGTGACTTGCACCGGCGCTGCGAACGACGCGTCGGTCGCCCACAGATCGCGAGAACGCCGGAACGACTCGCGCGAGAACACGTAACGATCGGCGCGGCGCGCGGCGAGCGGAGGCTGCGTGTAGCGGTGCAGGCTGTCGTTGAAGACGGTGCGCGTCCCCTGCACGATCTCGTCGGCACGGAAGAGCGACTGCGGGACGCCGCCGCCGGCGGGGAGCCGGGCGTACCCGCTCGCGTAGGTGCGGGTATCGATCTGCGCGAGAAGCAGTGGAGTATCGAGCGCGTATGCGTCCGCCTCGCGATCCGGCTGCACGGCGGAATAGACGGTGCGCGCCGCGCGGCCCGCACCGCGCGTGAGATTCGTCGCTGCGCCGGTCTCGGGGTTCGCCAGCCAGATGTCGTACTGGTCGTACAGCAGCACGCCGCGATCGCCGGCGATCCAGCCGCCGGTGCCGTACGGCGGCGGCGGTGCAGGATGATCGTCGTCGACGTTCCAGAACGCGATCGGCGCGCGCGTCGCGAGCATCGTCCGTTTGCCGTCGGCGGTGCGGATCGCTGCCCAGTGCCGCGACCGTTCTTCCCACAGCAGCGCGTAGCGGCCGCCGGGCGAGAGCGATCCTTCCTGTGCCCCACGCGCGAGCAGCCGCCGCCCGCCGTCCGCGAGCGCGACCGCGTACAAGTCGGCCCGGTCGTCCGCCGTCCACGAACGGGAGCGGCGATACGCGCGGTAGTCTTTGCCCAGCGCGACGGCGGGGTTGCGATTGACCTCGACATCGCGCAGCGCGGGCGAACCCAACTGCGCGAAGCGCTGCGCCGCGACGTCGTAAACGGCGAGATACGTGCGCTTGCGTTCCTGCTCGGCGTCGTGCTTCTGCTGCGACTGCAGCACGTCGTCGTGCCACGTCCACAGATCGACCTTCATCGGCTCCGGCGTCCCGGACGGGCGCGGTGTCGGCGCCGCCGCGGTTCCGAGGAAGACGCGCGCGCCGTCGCGCGAGAATTCCGGCGCCCGGTCAGCGCTCGGCGCCGTGCCGTCGGCGAGCCCCGGCGTCCCGAGATCGACGGCCTTGCGCGCAGCGAGCGGCGTCGCGCGCAGATCGACGACGTAGAGAGCATCGTGCGGGACATCGCCGGCAAACGACGCGGCGTCGCTGAGAAACGCCAGCGACGAGCCATCGCGCGCGAACGCCGGCTTGCGGTACCGTCCGGCTCCGGTCAGCACGTCGGTGGTCGCGGCGCGCGCGACGTCGTAGACGTGCAGACCGTCACCGCGGCCGTCTTTGGTCTCGGTCGCGTACGCGATGAAGCGGCCGTCGTCGGAGACGGCGATATCGGTCGCATTCGGCGCCGTGACCGATTTCGCGGTTGCGAGATCACGGATCGTCACCGGGGCCGACGGATCTTTCGTCTTGTCGGCTTTGGGCGCCGGCGACGCCGACGCGGATGGCGACGGAGCCGGAGACGCACCGGGCCGCGGCGATGCGGCCGGTGATGCGCTCGCCGCCGGCGCAGCCGACGGCGACGGCGAGGGCGACGGTTCGGCGCGATAGGCGATCGTCGTTCCGGCGTCTTTCGGAACCGCGACGATCTTGACGTCGTCGACGATCGTCGCGCCCGCGGCGCTCTGCAGGTCGAGGATTCCGATCCCGTTCTTCGGCTGCTGCGCTTCGGGCTTCTTCGCTTTCTTCGCGGCGTCGACGTCCTTCTTCGCCGCAACGTGCGTGAAGACGACGAAGCGGCCGTCGGCGGTGAACGCCGGAGCGTTGCCGCGCGGTTCGCGTCGTTCGGCGCCGCTGCGCAGATCGCGCACGACCAGCGTCGGATCGCCGTCCTCGGGCGTCAGCGCATACGCGAGATGCGTGCCGTCGTCGGAGAGGACGGGCGTGCGGATCGCGTTCCAACCGTCATACGCGCGATAGTCGAGCGGCGGCGGCAGTGCTGCGGCGGCCGCCGTCCGCGGCACGGTGGGCAGGAGCGTGCACGCGAGCGCAAGCGCGAGGGTAGCACGGGCGCCGAACATCCGGCGTCCGTACCTCCGCAATCGCTAGGAAACCTGCGTCCCGACCGGCGTCAGCCACGGACCCGGTGCGGCGCGTTCGCCCCGGACGACGGCGTGGTAGGTGGTGCGCAGCCGTTCGGTGATCGGCCCTTCCTGCGCCCAGTGCGTGTCGTCGATCCGCGAGATCGGCACGACCTCGGCGGCGGTGCCGGTGAAGAACGCTTCTTCGGCCTGCTGCAGATCCTCGAGGGTCAGCGGGCGCACGCGGCTGGTGATCCCCGCGTCGCGCGCGAGCGCGAGCACGCTCGCGCGCGTGATCCCCGGGAGGATGTCGGCCTCGGCGTCGTTGGTGATGAGCACGCCGTCGCGCACGACGAAGATGTTTTCGCCCGAACCTTCGGCGACCTCACCGCGATCGTTGAGCAGGATCGTTTCGCCGAAGCCGCGGTTCTGCGCGTCGGCGAGCGCGCGGATCGAGTTCGTGTAGTGACCGCCGGCCTTCACCGTCGAGGGCAGCGCGCGCGACGGCGTCTTCATGAACGGTGAGATCGTCGCGGTGATCGTCGCGACGCCGCCGGCGAAGAGACCGTCGAACGGCAGCACGCCGATCATCACGTGCACGGGACACTCGCGGCCCGGATTCAGACGCACCGTCTCGCCGCCGAAGAACGCCAACGGACGGACGTACGCCGCACTGCGTCCGCTCGCGCGCACCGTCTCGACGATCGCATCCAAAAGTCCCTGCGCGTCGTAGGCGAGCTCCATGCCGTACGCGGCCGCGCCGGCGATCAGCCGGTCGACGTGTTCGCGAAGCCGGAAGATCGACGGTCCGTCCGGCGTCGGGTAGACGCGAATCCCTTCAAACACCGACGAGCCGTAGTGCAGCGCGTGGGTGAG is a genomic window containing:
- the folP gene encoding dihydropteroate synthase codes for the protein MIARSLVTRAADSLAERYGGALPPGDARALAAAADAAVIAVDGPLAGDVRAALRGAGAVVCDAGREMLVGASVAQLDAARAAVPHAGATIDVLRAALRRSAQKPSPLRLRARTLDVADEARVMGIVNVTPDSFYERVSGVDAAVAKTRAMSAAGASLVDVGGQSYAHWNPRIAAAEERDRVVPAVQAIVDAGIDVAISIDTFKASVADAALAAGAHLINDCSGLSDPDLAGVVATHGAGLVVMHLKGELNKRDPQAYVYEDALAEIVAFLHERTERAIAAGVARDAIAIDPGLEFGKEPQTDLEILERFGELRALGFPILFASSRKSFIGRVFDRPAKELLVPSLATAAIGISAGARILRVHDVEETVQLARMMAATAPERRRALAIAPAMPGTPEAAGNLERSPAV
- a CDS encoding zinc-dependent metalloprotease gives rise to the protein MAALSVTASFAAAQGAGNAVPAAAAASAAPSAVPKAAASGTPVPVPVSPLGTPSPEPQGSPGPGGVRVNGGASPSASALPLGLTLGNPQSYAAFAKGIAPQAGVIDLLRKDEELYFDLKPENFDRTYIILPSIERGVGSGAFAGRVYDPLQVTFKRVGKRVLWITPNTRYVAEKGSAAANSLAISVADSVILSTPIVAEDPEKKHTVVSPSIFLTDFEGVGSDLGRGVTPPSLPGLLVLSVRPSFSVDASKSYYGATKALPRNDEVSVNLAFNGPANALPTVPDGRGIPVVMHYSIVAPPERDPRFVPRLADDRIGYFITARRRYGNDAAVTPFERFIDRWNLDDGPITFYLTNEIPTEYRATVRRGILAWNEAFAKVGRPHAIVVKDPPNDPNWDPDDARYTTVRWITSVQPDFSAYSPHVSDPDTGQIIRAEVVIDGESLRGVKRGYVDRIAPAQQAAARNAYAAKALGLTVSAPTDGDGDDDARVCAYQEGSVAQAALGTLMLAQNPRATAADRERYAQEWLYATVMHEVGHTLGLRHNFRGSTAYGTAQLHDPAFTRVHGTTASVMDYTPANIAAPGMRQADYFPTRVGVYDEWAIEYGYRSFPNVRSSADERVALGRIAARSTQPGLAYGTDEDASVLSIDPRIQRFDLGSDPLASIDEQLRVDDAVTQGLTRHYRGDTRTYQDLRTGLITVLEDQLDAGLLASKYVGGIYTSRSHRDQPGAPLPFASIPRAEQRRAFGLIDRSILSSRAFRYPPELLNAAAPTRYGVHWGANRIVRPDFPIREVIGEVQDDVIAEMFSPLTLARVADQELKVRRPGETMTLADLYAWTNAAVFDDVGSRSITPAHRELQRRFADLEMEIAALPSLFADQLGLPRETQALARYQLTRLDERLVRGAAGASDEGTRAHLLDLHARVHGVLSAQNIRNI
- a CDS encoding ABC transporter substrate-binding protein, producing the protein MLRRVVTLIALLAAAGCGGSAPSSAAAPGHGSAPVRIALVVEPHTLVSFLGQSVDDNEMLRLIYDPLISSDARGNPIPALAAAVPTRANGGISRDGLTITYRLRSGVRWHDGSPFTSADVAASFRAVMNAANPVETRHGYDVVSRVETPDPLTVRFRLKRPFAPFVGTVFAESDAPYYLSPAHLLTGGDASRTPLAQHPVGTGPFRFVSWQRGDRVDLEANAQYWGGAPHIARLRVRFIADENTQLVGLRTGELDGLINLSANAAALARTIPHVTLATTPINGYWGIMMNNGRGPAADVRVRRAVALVADAQAFRRNVVYGFYQRAIADLPAVLWAADPHLAPIPHDPAAARALLARAGYGPAHPLRLDLAIFGASQSYRRESVLLQSELASIGVRADVHSYNSDIYDAPASQGGILPRGKYDIALYGWFAGMDPDDSGQFLCADRPPAGYNHSFYCSAAMDAAQREALASYEPAARKRAYARIEALLVRDVPLHFLGSPVKISALRDGFGGFTPSFITQTANAGNWTFSPR
- the mptA gene encoding GTP cyclohydrolase MptA, with product MPTVYVGLGSNLGDRQSTILGALQRLRREATVEAVSSYYETAPAGGVAGPAFLNVAAKLATTLEPLAFEAVVRGIETAIGRQTRTPLDARPIDIDILLIDGLVADFGRFEVPHPYLAGRAFNLIPLAEIAPDVVEPRSGETISALAQKVDKRWVQRKARAVHFIANRQEEAPDVRLSLNRVGVSSVKHLIRLNVGGEERLFHGDFTMVADLAPDKAGVHMSRFSELLEAATLDVLNRREKPSRVEHLTEQIAREIVRSQGALRADVRLRADFGLERWTPVSGKRTEETYTLVSIAHADAHGTRRIVGVEAEGMTACPCAQLMVREHSLRELMDAGFSEADATRALDALPVATHNQRGRGGVYIGADAAFAEEIRAEDLVEIVESSMSSETYDLLKRPDEFFIVNKAHHNPKFVEDVVRGILARALDMYADFPDTTYIGASQVNYESIHKHDAFAEAFGLFGEFRRELRDGTHIDVKTDLATWLGTRPSPVVAL
- a CDS encoding S9 family peptidase, with the translated sequence MFGARATLALALACTLLPTVPRTAAAAALPPPLDYRAYDGWNAIRTPVLSDDGTHLAYALTPEDGDPTLVVRDLRSGAERREPRGNAPAFTADGRFVVFTHVAAKKDVDAAKKAKKPEAQQPKNGIGILDLQSAAGATIVDDVKIVAVPKDAGTTIAYRAEPSPSPSPSAAPAASASPAASPRPGASPAPSPSASASPAPKADKTKDPSAPVTIRDLATAKSVTAPNATDIAVSDDGRFIAYATETKDGRGDGLHVYDVARAATTDVLTGAGRYRKPAFARDGSSLAFLSDAASFAGDVPHDALYVVDLRATPLAARKAVDLGTPGLADGTAPSADRAPEFSRDGARVFLGTAAAPTPRPSGTPEPMKVDLWTWHDDVLQSQQKHDAEQERKRTYLAVYDVAAQRFAQLGSPALRDVEVNRNPAVALGKDYRAYRRSRSWTADDRADLYAVALADGGRRLLARGAQEGSLSPGGRYALLWEERSRHWAAIRTADGKRTMLATRAPIAFWNVDDDHPAPPPPYGTGGWIAGDRGVLLYDQYDIWLANPETGAATNLTRGAGRAARTVYSAVQPDREADAYALDTPLLLAQIDTRTYASGYARLPAGGGVPQSLFRADEIVQGTRTVFNDSLHRYTQPPLAARRADRYVFSRESFRRSRDLWATDASFAAPVQVTDANPQQKNYRWGTERLISYRACDGAPMRAILIVPDGLQKNRAAPLLTYFYETFTGTFHTYSTPAPGTSPNFARYVSRGYVMLLPDVKYVAGHPGRSALHCIMPAVDAAIATGYVDPKRLAIAGHSWAAYQINYLITQTHRFRAVEAGAAVDDMIGAYGGIRLESGNVRESQYERGQSRIGAPPWERPDLYLENSGLFGIRSVTTPYLTIHNELDGAVPQFEGIEYITAMRRLGKEAYLFSFDGEDHNLRGREAQKYWTVHLDEWFDYWLMGAPRPAWMDGVDYLHRGERNVHPLFGEPD